The following are encoded in a window of Perca fluviatilis chromosome 21, GENO_Pfluv_1.0, whole genome shotgun sequence genomic DNA:
- the LOC120550608 gene encoding stonustoxin subunit beta-like, whose amino-acid sequence MASGNMNVAALGRPFTLGMLYDARTDNLIPGLTLWDDKTLQGKITESSQRTSDSHIYKEDSTDYKCRRLDVEVSLKASVLGGLIEFGGSAKYLNDQKKFYNQSRVTCQYKTTTNFKQLMIEQLTMETQQMDVIKKSSATHVVTGILYGANAFFVFDSAKVEASSVQDIQVSMHAAINLLFAKGEAKAKVQLTEEQKTLTENLSCKFYGDFILDSNPATFEDAVKAYEQLPKLLGEKGEKAVPVKVWLMPLKNFHSEGAELMRGIKDHLVSKAEYVLDDLKEKEIRCNDSLEDKVGEQFPQIREELSTFQKLCGSYASNLQQALKEKLPSIREGKEDESSLDQLFEDRDKSPFSQEKLTKWLDRKEREINVIRSCVDTMEGIKIVPNQSELDRQVLAPGVEHVLCFVFTSVERGDTDLDVMADFLHFPKLGSTNEDPWYYSGDVFTKMREKAKVFHQFAKAQKNNSRFRFFIATIANKKHTGATIYHYKNGILVTEDFSRPVLPDVEKITNRRDLIWYACDLNLDPNTANSNLILSEGNKKATNGAQQSYPNHPERFDKHTQVLCKESLSGQHYWELEWSLNSMGSIWVAVAYSEIDRKSCHPQFGGNAVSWTFYRYDDKGHSLMARHNNQEVWRGSYPSDGCNRVGVYLDWPAGTLSFYRVSSNTLRHLYTFHTTFTEPVYPGFGVYSPSYYVHLLPVK is encoded by the exons ATGGCCTCAGGTAACATGAACGTTGCTGCCCTGGGTCGACCTTTCACCCTGGGAATGCTCTATGATGCTCGGACAGATAATCTGATCCCAG GTTTGACATTGTGGGATGATAAAACTCTACAAGGCAAGATAACTGAAAGCTCTCAGCGCACCAGTGACTCTCATATTTATAAAGAAGACTCCACTGATTACAAGTGCCGTCGCCTGGATGTTGAAGTTTCTCTGAAGGCCAGTGTCCTGGGTGGACTGATTGAATTTGGAGGATCTGCCAAGTATCTGAATGATCAGAAGAAATTCTACAATCAGAGCAGAGTGACGTGTCAGTACAAAACTACCACCAACTTCAAGCAGTTAATGATTGAACAACTAACCATGGAAACCCAACAAATGGATGTCATTAAGAAGAGCTCAGCAACACATGTAGTCACAGGCATCCTTTATGGGGCAAATGCTTTCTTTGTATTTGACAGTGCAAAGGTAGAGGCCAGCAGTGTTCAGGACATCCAGGTCAGCATGCACGCTGCAATAAATTTGTTATTTGCTAAAGGTGAGGCGAAAGCTAAGGTACAGCTGACTGAAGAACAAAAAACCCTGACTGAGAATTTATCCTGCAAATTCTATGGAGACTTCATCCTTGATAGCAACCCTGCAACATTTGAAGATGCAGTGAAGGCCTACGAACAACTCCCAAAGCTACtgggagaaaaaggagagaaggcTGTTCCAGTGAAGGTCTGGCTGATgccgctgaagaatttccactCCGAAGGTGCTGAGCTGATGAGAGGGATCAAGGACCACCTAGTAAGTAAGGCGGAGTATGTTCTAGATGATTtaaaggaaaaagaaataaGATGCAACGATTCTCTGGAAGACAAAGTGGGCGAGCAGTTTCCACAGATTCGAGAAGAGTTGAGCACTTTCCAAAAATTGTGTGGTAGTTATGCATCCAACCTCCAGCAGGCCTTAAAGGAGAAACTTCCCTCCATCCGTGAAGGAAAAGAAGATGAGAGCTCACTAGACCAACTCTTTGAAGACAGAGACAAGTCACCATTCAGTCAGGAAAAACTAACCAAGTGGCTAGAtcgtaaagagagagaaatcaacGTCATCAGATCCTGTGTAGATACCATGGAGGGAATAAAGATCGTCCCAAATCAGTCAGAGCTGGACAGACAGGTTCTTGCTCCAGGTGTAGAACATGTACTGTGCTTTGTTTTCACTTCAGTGGAAAGAGGTGATACAGACCTTGATGTGATGGCTGACTTCTTGCACTTCCCTAAATTAGGAAGTACCAATGAAGATCCATGGTACTACTCAGGTGATGTTTTCAccaaaatgagagaaaaagcCAAAGTTTTCCATCAATTTGCCAAAGCACAGAAGAACAACAGTCGATTCCGTTTCTTCATAGCAACCATTGCAAACAAGAAACACACAGGAGCAACCATCTACCATTACAAGAACGGCATTCTGGTCACTGAAGATTTTTCAAGGCCTGTCCTCCCTGATGTGGAGAAGATCACAAACAGAAGAGATCTGATCTGGT ATGCCTGTGATCTCAAcctggacccaaacactgcaAACAGCAACCTCATTCTGTCTGAGGGAAACAAGAAGGCAACAAATGGAGCACAGCAGTCATATCCTAATCACCCAGAGAGGTTTGATAAACATACTCAGGTGTTGTGCAAAGAGAGCTTATCTGGGCAACATTACTGGGAGTTGGAGTGGAGTCTGAATTCTATGGGATCTATTTGGGTTGCCGTTGCTTACAGTGAAATTGACAGGAAATCATGCCATCCTCAATTTGGAGGAAATGCCGTATCGTGGACTTTTTACAGATATGATGATAAGGGACACTCACTTATGGCAAGGCATAATAATCAGGAAGTGTGGCGCGGTTCTTATCCCTCTGATGGCTGTAACAGAGTTGGGGTGTATCTGGACTGGCCTGCTGgcactctgtccttctacagagtCTCCTCTAACACACTGAGGCACCTCTACACCTTTCACACCACATTCACTGAGCCTGTTTACCCAGGATTTGGGGTTTATAGTCCATCCTACTATGTGCACCTGCTTCCAGTTAAATAA